Within Microbacterium proteolyticum, the genomic segment CCGGGCCCACCACGCTCCTCCCCGACGTGGTGTTCGACGCCATCACGCGCTGGCGCAACGCCGAGACCCTGCACCGTCTCGCCTACCTCGCCGAGGGCGGCGCGCCGGGGACCACCGGGGGAGCGGCCGCCATCGGCCATGCCTCCACCGCCGAGAAGGAACCGGTCCGGCGATGAGCGAGCGATACGACGCGATCGTGGTCGGATCGGGGCCCAACGGCCTCGCGGCCGCCGTCACCCTCGCGCGGTCCGGTCTGTCGGTGGCCCTGTACGAGCGGCAGGCGTCGCTCGGCGGCGCGTCATCGACCGGCGAGCTCACGCTGCCCGGCTTCCACCACGACCTCGGATCGGCGGTGCATCCGCTCGCTCTCGAGTCGTGGTTCTTCCGGGAGTTCGGTCTGGAGCGACGCGTGCCGTTGGTCGTCCCGGAGGTCTCGTTCGCCCACCCGCTGGACGGCGGGCGAGCGGGCCTCGCCTACCGCGACCTGAACCGCGCGGCGGAGGCCATCGGCCGCGACGGGGCGGCCTACGCCCGCCTCATGGGACCGCTCGTCGCGCACCTCCGCGGAATCGCCGACTTCACCGGCAACGCCCTGCTCCGCATCCCGGGCGATCCCCTCGCGGCCTTCCTCTTCGCCATCCGCTCGCTCGAACAGGGTGGGCCCTGGTGGAACGCGCGATTCCGCGAGGAGGTCGCGCCCGCGCTGATCTCCGGGGTGTCCGCGCACTCGATCCTCGCGCAGCCGAGCCTCCCGGCCGGGGGTGCCGGCCTGGTGCTGCAGACCTACGCGCACGGCCGCGGATGGCCGATCCCCGTCGGGGGCAGTCAGGCGATCGCCGACGCCATGGTCGCCGACCTCCGTGCGCACGGCGGTGTCGTCAACACGGGCGTCGACATCACCGACCTCCGTCAGCTTCCGGCCGCACGGGCTGTTCTCCTGGACATCACGCCGCGCGCCCTGGTGGGCCTCGCCGGAGAACGGATGCCGGCCGGCTACCGCCGCGCGCTCGAGCGGTTCCGCTATGGCGGGGGAGTGGCGAAGATCGACTTCGCCCTGTCGGAGCCCGTGCCGTGGGCCGACCCGGACGTCGCGCTGGCGGGAACGGTGCACGTCGGCGGGACGCGATCGGAGATCGCTGCCGCGGAGAACGCGGTCGTGCGGGGAGAGCTCCCGGACGCCCCGTACGTTCTGGTGTCGCAGCCGTCGCTGTTCGACGCGACGCGCGCGCCCGAGGGGCGTCATGTGCTGTGGGCGTACACGCACGTGCCGGCCGGCAACACGGCCGACCGCGAGGCGGCGGTCGTCGCGCAGATCGAGCGCTTCGCGCCGGGCTTCCGCGACACGGTCCTCGCGACGTCCTCGCGCACCGCCGTCGACATCGCGTCGTGGAACCCCAACTTCCCGGGCGGTGACATCTCGGCCGGTGCGCCGTCGCTGCTGCAGCTGGTCGGGCGTCCCGTGTACAGCCCC encodes:
- a CDS encoding phytoene desaturase family protein; translated protein: MSERYDAIVVGSGPNGLAAAVTLARSGLSVALYERQASLGGASSTGELTLPGFHHDLGSAVHPLALESWFFREFGLERRVPLVVPEVSFAHPLDGGRAGLAYRDLNRAAEAIGRDGAAYARLMGPLVAHLRGIADFTGNALLRIPGDPLAAFLFAIRSLEQGGPWWNARFREEVAPALISGVSAHSILAQPSLPAGGAGLVLQTYAHGRGWPIPVGGSQAIADAMVADLRAHGGVVNTGVDITDLRQLPAARAVLLDITPRALVGLAGERMPAGYRRALERFRYGGGVAKIDFALSEPVPWADPDVALAGTVHVGGTRSEIAAAENAVVRGELPDAPYVLVSQPSLFDATRAPEGRHVLWAYTHVPAGNTADREAAVVAQIERFAPGFRDTVLATSSRTAVDIASWNPNFPGGDISAGAPSLLQLVGRPVYSPEPWRTPIPGVYLCSSSTSPGPGVHGLAGWQAALSALRHEFGTRLRPDLAPRPDQLATA